From one Sesamum indicum cultivar Zhongzhi No. 13 linkage group LG13, S_indicum_v1.0, whole genome shotgun sequence genomic stretch:
- the LOC105176147 gene encoding non-specific lipid-transfer protein 2, giving the protein MKKGAAAVWWVVAIVVVLAVAEVHETGAAPCNPVELSPCLAAISGSQPPSAECCSKLKEQVPCFCDYVKNPVFKPYVDSPNAKKVAATCGVAFPTC; this is encoded by the coding sequence ATGAAGAAGGGTGCTGCAGCTGTCTGGTGGGTGGTGGCGATAGTGGTTGTGCTGGCCGTGGCTGAGGTGCATGAGACGGGGGCGGCGCCTTGCAACCCGGTAGAGCTGTCGCCCTGCCTTGCAGCGATATCAGGGTCGCAGCCGCCGTCGGCGGAGTGCTGCAGCAAGCTGAAGGAGCAGGTGCCCTGCTTCTGTGACTACGTGAAGAACCCGGTTTTCAAGCCGTATGTCGACTCTCCTAATGCCAAGAAGGTTGCTGCAACCTGCGGCGTCGCCTTCCCCACATGTTGA
- the LOC105176148 gene encoding lisH domain and HEAT repeat-containing protein KIAA1468 homolog gives MRGDRIDIHISEMDVEKSSLCNFVVNFLLEENYLLSAFELLHELLEDGRGDQAIRLQEFFSDPTQFPPDQISRFSSLRAAEPQNILDEKDSVEKKLAVSEYELRVAQEDILKLKDELLKKIDSKDKSNGPDLDVPAKNEPVNQPMKRSISCSDLGPLKDNERFDINCAVKEYLLLAGYRLTAMTFYEEVDDQNWDVWQNSAACVPNALRQYYYQYLSSTAEGAEEKIAMLREIGRLKHEKQSLLKTKEMSDAQIIKMKKSIDALKKDVKEKENLVKGLKKTSESQRKELNDCRAEITSLKMHIEGALSGKILLLTDSAQMRTSSPGKHNEETELFQKEIEMSKVKNSPNAEPTETIKVEEGNEGQVHDAEEPKVNETGSPGASPLADLVKEETQMTEKKASEDTISLSEKVLESPTSFGEFGFAWRSGFDILKNSGRSSPRTDSAIMKSDHLAPELCPEKLGLGTIHILSNALPKIVPYVLINHREELLPLIMCAIERHPDSATRDSLTHTLFNLIKRPDEQQRRIIMDACVTLAKNVGELRTETELLPQCWEQVNHMYEERRMLVAQSCGELAELVRPEIRDSLILSIVQQLIEDSATVVREAAAHNLALLLPLFPNTEKYFKVEELMFQLVGDPSGTVVETTIKELVPALINWGNNLDHVLQVTLSHLLGSAQRCPPLSGVEGSIELHLRVLGERDRWNVDVMLHLLAELLPCVHHNVVETCPFPEVSHSTGILFAPALLELFARGEEEWPAFEWLHSECFPSLIRLASLLSPKEDDLRNHITRFLLAVGRQFGESYLTHIMLPVFLVAVGDDADLKYFPFQTQLNIIGSRPQTETFRRIATMCVLPLLLAGVLGHPSKHEYLTEYLRNRLIQSSEQDDLLEKLDIIHAVRFLCTFEEHHSMIFNILWDMVVSSDEHLKITAANLWKLIVPYIDAKVASIHVVPALVTLGSEPNLNVKYASIDAFGAVAQHFKNDMIVDKIRIQMDAFLEEGSYEASIAVVRALGMSVPYTTDTLRNYLLSKIFELTASSLPSSDVLQRRERANAFCESIRALDATDLPASSVKDFLVPAIQNLLKDSDALDPAHKEALEIILKERSSAVVDPISKVMGGPMGLASSVSSFFGDGLLGRKEGGDGGAPPPETIEPHKPISQPPVEDTRLRRIFTDILRSKVKNHDETNAT, from the exons ATGCGAGGGGATCGAATTGACATCCATATTTCGGAAATGGACGTGGAGAAATCGTCGCTGTGCAATTTCGTTGTGAACTTTTTGCTGGAAGAGAATTACTTGCTCTCGGCGTTCGAGCTCCTCCACGAGCTCCTTGAGGACGGCCGTGGTGATCAGGCGATTCGGCTTCAAGAATTCTTCTCCGATCCAACTCAGTTTCCTCCCGATCAGATCTCCCGCTTCAGCTCCCTCCGAG CTGCAGAGCCCCAGAATATACTTGATGAAAAGGATTCcgtagaaaaaaaattggcagTCAGCGAATATGAGCTCCGTGTAGCTCAAGAAGACATCCTTAAGCTGAAAGATGAGTTGCTGAAGAAAATTGATTCCAAGGACAAATCAAATG GGCCAGATTTGGATGTTCCTGCAAAAAATGAACCAGTTAATCAACCTATGAAGAGAAGTATATCTTGCTCCGACTTGGGTCCTCTAAAGGACAATGAACGATTCGATATCAACTGCGCAGTGAAGGAGTATTTACTATTAGCAGGATACCGTTTGACTGCAATGACATTTTATGAGGAG GTCGATGATCAGAATTGGGATGTATGGCAGAACTCAGCTGCATGTGTTCCAAATGCACTGAGGCAGtattattatcaatatctTTCTTCTACTGCGGAGGGTGCGGAG GAGAAAATAGCAATGCTTCGAGAAATTGGGAGGCTGAAACATGAGAAACAGTCCTTGCTGAAAACCAAGGAAATGTCTGATGcacaaattatcaaaatgaaaaaatcaattgatgCGCTGAAGAAAGATGTCaaggagaaagaaaatctG GTCAAAGGTTTGAAAAAGACTTCGGAAAGCCAAAGAAAAGAACTAAATGATTGTAGAGCCGAGATAACTTCATTGAAAATGCATATCGAAGGAGCTCTATCTGGAAAGATTTTGCTATTAACTGACTCTGCACAAATGCGGACATCATCTCCAGGGAAGCATAATGAAGAAACAGAACTTTTTCAGAAAGAAATAGAGATGTCAAAGGTCAAAAACTCGCCGAATGCGGAACCTACTGAGACAATAAAAGTAGAGGAAGGGAATGAAGGGCAAGTACATGACGCTGAAGAGCCAAAAGTAAATGAGACTGGATCGCCTGGAGCTAGTCCATTGGCAGATTTAGTAAAGGAGGAGACTCAGATGACAGAGAAAAAGGCTTCTGAGGACACAATCAGTCTATCCGAGAAAGTATTGGAGTCGCCGACTTCTTTTGGTGAATTTGGATTTGCTTGGAGAAGTGGTTTTGATATTCTCAAGAACAGTGGGAGATCATCGCCACGAACTGATAGTGCCATTATGAAGTCGGACCACCTTGCTCCTGAACTTTGTCCTGAAAAGCTG GGTTTGGGAACCATTCATATACTTTCAAATGCATTGCCCAAAATTGTACCGTATGTTCTAATCAACCATCGTGAG GAGCTTCTTCCTTTGATTATGTGTGCAATTGAGCGTCATCCAGATAGTGCCACTCGAGATTCCTTGACCCACACATTGTTTAATCTAATAAAGCGTCCAGATGAGCAGCAGAGACGAATAATAATGGAT GCTTGTGTTACTCTTGCCAAAAATGTAGGAGAGTTGAGAACAGAAACAGAATTGCTACCCCAATGCTGGGAACAA GTTAATCACATGTATGAGGAGCGTAGGATGCTTGTTGCTCAATCATGTGGCGAGCTTGCAGAACTCGTGCGGCCAGAAATTCGTGATTCCCTCATCCTGTCCATTGTGCAGCAGCTCATTGAGGATTCTGCTACAGTTGTCAGGGAGGCTGCTGCTCATAATCTAGCTTTGTTGCTGCCTCTCTTCCCAAATAcggaaaaatatttcaag GTTGAGGAGTTGATGTTTCAATTGGTTGGCGATCCCTCTGGTACAGTCGTTGAAACtacaataaaagaattggtTCCTGCTCTAATAAATTGGGGAAACAATTTGGATCATGTTTTGCAAGTTACGCTCTCTCATCTCTTGGGCTCTGCTCAG CGTTGCCCGCCTCTTTCAGGGGTTGAAGGTTCCATTGAGTTACATCTACGTGTTTTAGGTGAAAGAGACAGATGGAATGTTGATGTTATGCTACACCTGCTTGCTGAACTACTTCCATGTGTGCACCATAATGTTGTTGAGACTTGTCCATTTCCAGAAGTTTCACATTCTACAGGAATATTATTCGCTCCTGCTTTGCTTGAACTGTTTGCAAG AGGAGAAGAGGAATGGCCTGCATTTGAGTGGTTGCACAGTGAGTGCTTTCCAAGTTTGATTCGCTTGGCCTCTCTGTTATCTCCGAAGGAGGATGATTTAAGAAATCACATAACGAGG TTTCTATTGGCGGTTGGTAGACAGTTTGGGGAATCCTATTTAACACACATCATGCTACCGGTGTTTTTAGTAGCAGTTGGTGATGATGctgatttgaaatatttccCTTTCCAAACCCAGTTAAATATTATAG GTTCGAGGCCTCAAACTGAAACATTTCGCAGGATTGCTACAATGTGTGTCCTACCACTTCTCTTGGCAGGGGTTCTGGGACACCCAAGCAAGCATGAATACTTGACAGAGTACTTGAGGAATCGATTGATTCAAAGTTCTGAACAGGATGATCTGCTGGAAAAGCTAGATATTATCCATGCTGTTCGCTTTCTTTG TACCTTTGAAGAACATCATAGTATGATATTTAACATCCTGTGGGATATGGTTGTGAGCTCTGACGAACATTTGAAAATCACTGCTGCTAATCTGTGGAAACTCATT GTACCATATATTGATGCAAAGGTTGCCTCGATTCATGTTGTGCCAGCTCTTGTAACTCTTGGTTCAGAACCAAACTTGAATGTAAAATATGCAAGTATTGATGCTTTTGGAGCTGTCGCACAACATTTCAAGAATGACATG ATTGTTGACAAGATACGCATTCAGATGGATGCTTTTCTTGAAGAAGGATCATATGAAGCTTCCATTGCTGTGGTTCGTGCACTGGGAATGTCTGTACCATATACTACTGATACGCTTCGAAATT ATCTCCTATCCAAGATTTTTGAATTGACAGCATCATCACTCCCTTCAAGTGATGTACTACAACGGCGAGAAAGAGCTAATGCCTTCTGTGAATCAATCCGTGCTCTTGATGCAACAG ACCTTCCAGCTTCCAGCGTAAAGGATTTCCTCGTTCCTGCTATTCAGAATCTATTGAAAGACAGTGATGCTCTTGATCCAGCACATAAGGAAGCTCTTGAGATCATATTGAAGGAAAGATCTAGTGCTGTGGTAGATCCTATAAGTAAGGTGATGGGTGGTCCTATGGGGCTTGCATCATCCGTCAGCAGTTTCTTCGGTGATGGATTACTTGGGAGAAAAGAAGGTGGAGATGGCGGAGCTCCACCACCTGAGACGATTGAGCCACACAAACCTATTTCACAACCTCCCGTTGAGGACACAAGATTGAGGCGCATCTTTACAGATATACTCCGATCAAAAGTTAAGAACCATGACGAAACTAACGCTACCTAG
- the LOC105176149 gene encoding putative lipid phosphate phosphatase 3, chloroplastic isoform X4: MPWQDFGSTSCFDNFGGSFWSQRKNTSAGTGDWFSQLHFPLIEFENHQSEMWESQPGTHTVRSHGVRVATTHMHDWLILLVLRLILIVLNVIHPFYRFVGKDMMSDFKYPLKSSTVPPWAVPIYAIIMPLIVFLLFYLRRRDVYDLHHTILGLLFSVLITAVLTDAIKDAVGRPRPDFFWRCFPDGKDAYDQWGNVVCHGDKSVIRQGHKSFPSGHTSWAFAGLGFLSLYLAGKIKAFDVLPTSISC, from the exons ATGCCGTGGCAGGATTTCGGATCCACCtcttgttttgataattttggagGTTCTTTTTGGTCTCAG AGGAAGAATACTTCTGCAGGCACTGGTGATTGGTTCTCTCAGCTCCACTTCCCTTTGATAGAATTCGAAAACCACCAG AGTGAAATGTGGGAATCCCAGCCTGGAACTCATACTGTGAGGTCCCATGGAGTCAGAGTAGCAACAACACATATGCATGACTGGCTAATACTTCTAGTGCTGCGATTGATTTTAATTGTTCTAAATGTTATCCATCCATTTTATCGCTTTGTTGGTAAAGATATGATGTCCGATTTCAAGTATCCTCTTAAGAGTAGCACGGTTCCTCCATGGGCTGTTCCA ATATATGCAATTATAATGCCACTCATAGTTTTTCTGCTATTCTATCTTCGTCGAAGAGACGTATATGATCTTCATCATACAATATTAG GGCTTCTGTTTTCCGTCCTCATAACTGCAGTTCTAACTGATGCCATAAAAGATGCAGTTGGTCGCCCTCGGCCTGACTTCTTTTGGCGATGCTTTCCAGATGGAAAAGAT GCTTATGATCAATGGGGAAATGTTGTTTGCCATGGTGACAAAAGTGTCATAAGGCAAGGGCATAAGAGTTTTCCTAGTGGGCATACTTCAT GGGCATTTGCTGGCTTGGGCTTCTTGTCACTGTATTTGGCTGGGAAGATAAAGGCATTTGATG TTCTTCCCACCTCCATATCATGCTGA
- the LOC105176149 gene encoding putative lipid phosphate phosphatase 3, chloroplastic isoform X3: MPWQDFGSTSCFDNFGGSFWSQRKNTSAGTGDWFSQLHFPLIEFENHQSEMWESQPGTHTVRSHGVRVATTHMHDWLILLVLRLILIVLNVIHPFYRFVGKDMMSDFKYPLKSSTVPPWAVPIYAIIMPLIVFLLFYLRRRDVYDLHHTILGLLFSVLITAVLTDAIKDAVGRPRPDFFWRCFPDGKDAYDQWGNVVCHGDKSVIRQGHKSFPSGHTSWAFAGLGFLSLYLAGKIKAFDGKGHVAKLCVVLLPLVIASLIGISRVNDYRHHWQDVVAGGFLVLPTSISC; the protein is encoded by the exons ATGCCGTGGCAGGATTTCGGATCCACCtcttgttttgataattttggagGTTCTTTTTGGTCTCAG AGGAAGAATACTTCTGCAGGCACTGGTGATTGGTTCTCTCAGCTCCACTTCCCTTTGATAGAATTCGAAAACCACCAG AGTGAAATGTGGGAATCCCAGCCTGGAACTCATACTGTGAGGTCCCATGGAGTCAGAGTAGCAACAACACATATGCATGACTGGCTAATACTTCTAGTGCTGCGATTGATTTTAATTGTTCTAAATGTTATCCATCCATTTTATCGCTTTGTTGGTAAAGATATGATGTCCGATTTCAAGTATCCTCTTAAGAGTAGCACGGTTCCTCCATGGGCTGTTCCA ATATATGCAATTATAATGCCACTCATAGTTTTTCTGCTATTCTATCTTCGTCGAAGAGACGTATATGATCTTCATCATACAATATTAG GGCTTCTGTTTTCCGTCCTCATAACTGCAGTTCTAACTGATGCCATAAAAGATGCAGTTGGTCGCCCTCGGCCTGACTTCTTTTGGCGATGCTTTCCAGATGGAAAAGAT GCTTATGATCAATGGGGAAATGTTGTTTGCCATGGTGACAAAAGTGTCATAAGGCAAGGGCATAAGAGTTTTCCTAGTGGGCATACTTCAT GGGCATTTGCTGGCTTGGGCTTCTTGTCACTGTATTTGGCTGGGAAGATAAAGGCATTTGATGGTAAAGGTCACGTTGCAAAACTGTGTGTGGTTCTTCTTCCTCTAGTAATTGCATCTCTTATTGGCATTTCTCGGGTGAATGATTATCGGCACCACTGGCAGGATGTGGTAGCAGGAGGTTTCCTAG TTCTTCCCACCTCCATATCATGCTGA
- the LOC105176149 gene encoding lipid phosphate phosphatase 2-like isoform X1 — MPWQDFGSTSCFDNFGGSFWSQRKNTSAGTGDWFSQLHFPLIEFENHQSEMWESQPGTHTVRSHGVRVATTHMHDWLILLVLRLILIVLNVIHPFYRFVGKDMMSDFKYPLKSSTVPPWAVPIYAIIMPLIVFLLFYLRRRDVYDLHHTILGLLFSVLITAVLTDAIKDAVGRPRPDFFWRCFPDGKDAYDQWGNVVCHGDKSVIRQGHKSFPSGHTSWAFAGLGFLSLYLAGKIKAFDGKGHVAKLCVVLLPLVIASLIGISRVNDYRHHWQDVVAGGFLGLIVAILCYLQFFPPPYHAEGWRTHAYLHMMEESRTNANNARTSAVEVEIQPNPRNGNSMRGLALSRTSSIPVEDIEYGRR, encoded by the exons ATGCCGTGGCAGGATTTCGGATCCACCtcttgttttgataattttggagGTTCTTTTTGGTCTCAG AGGAAGAATACTTCTGCAGGCACTGGTGATTGGTTCTCTCAGCTCCACTTCCCTTTGATAGAATTCGAAAACCACCAG AGTGAAATGTGGGAATCCCAGCCTGGAACTCATACTGTGAGGTCCCATGGAGTCAGAGTAGCAACAACACATATGCATGACTGGCTAATACTTCTAGTGCTGCGATTGATTTTAATTGTTCTAAATGTTATCCATCCATTTTATCGCTTTGTTGGTAAAGATATGATGTCCGATTTCAAGTATCCTCTTAAGAGTAGCACGGTTCCTCCATGGGCTGTTCCA ATATATGCAATTATAATGCCACTCATAGTTTTTCTGCTATTCTATCTTCGTCGAAGAGACGTATATGATCTTCATCATACAATATTAG GGCTTCTGTTTTCCGTCCTCATAACTGCAGTTCTAACTGATGCCATAAAAGATGCAGTTGGTCGCCCTCGGCCTGACTTCTTTTGGCGATGCTTTCCAGATGGAAAAGAT GCTTATGATCAATGGGGAAATGTTGTTTGCCATGGTGACAAAAGTGTCATAAGGCAAGGGCATAAGAGTTTTCCTAGTGGGCATACTTCAT GGGCATTTGCTGGCTTGGGCTTCTTGTCACTGTATTTGGCTGGGAAGATAAAGGCATTTGATGGTAAAGGTCACGTTGCAAAACTGTGTGTGGTTCTTCTTCCTCTAGTAATTGCATCTCTTATTGGCATTTCTCGGGTGAATGATTATCGGCACCACTGGCAGGATGTGGTAGCAGGAGGTTTCCTAG GTCTAATAGTTGCCATATTATGCTATTTGCAGTTCTTCCCACCTCCATATCATGCTGAAG GGTGGAGGACTCACGCATATTTGCATATGATGGAAGAGTCGCGCACAAATGCAAACAATGCACGGACCTCTGCCGTTGAGGTTGAAATCCAACCAAATCCAAGAAACGGCAATTCAATGAGGGGCTTAGCGTTATCTCGCACCTCCAGCATACCAGTTGAAGACATAGAATACGGAAGGagatag
- the LOC105176149 gene encoding putative lipid phosphate phosphatase 3, chloroplastic isoform X2 translates to MWESQPGTHTVRSHGVRVATTHMHDWLILLVLRLILIVLNVIHPFYRFVGKDMMSDFKYPLKSSTVPPWAVPIYAIIMPLIVFLLFYLRRRDVYDLHHTILGLLFSVLITAVLTDAIKDAVGRPRPDFFWRCFPDGKDAYDQWGNVVCHGDKSVIRQGHKSFPSGHTSWAFAGLGFLSLYLAGKIKAFDGKGHVAKLCVVLLPLVIASLIGISRVNDYRHHWQDVVAGGFLGLIVAILCYLQFFPPPYHAEGWRTHAYLHMMEESRTNANNARTSAVEVEIQPNPRNGNSMRGLALSRTSSIPVEDIEYGRR, encoded by the exons ATGTGGGAATCCCAGCCTGGAACTCATACTGTGAGGTCCCATGGAGTCAGAGTAGCAACAACACATATGCATGACTGGCTAATACTTCTAGTGCTGCGATTGATTTTAATTGTTCTAAATGTTATCCATCCATTTTATCGCTTTGTTGGTAAAGATATGATGTCCGATTTCAAGTATCCTCTTAAGAGTAGCACGGTTCCTCCATGGGCTGTTCCA ATATATGCAATTATAATGCCACTCATAGTTTTTCTGCTATTCTATCTTCGTCGAAGAGACGTATATGATCTTCATCATACAATATTAG GGCTTCTGTTTTCCGTCCTCATAACTGCAGTTCTAACTGATGCCATAAAAGATGCAGTTGGTCGCCCTCGGCCTGACTTCTTTTGGCGATGCTTTCCAGATGGAAAAGAT GCTTATGATCAATGGGGAAATGTTGTTTGCCATGGTGACAAAAGTGTCATAAGGCAAGGGCATAAGAGTTTTCCTAGTGGGCATACTTCAT GGGCATTTGCTGGCTTGGGCTTCTTGTCACTGTATTTGGCTGGGAAGATAAAGGCATTTGATGGTAAAGGTCACGTTGCAAAACTGTGTGTGGTTCTTCTTCCTCTAGTAATTGCATCTCTTATTGGCATTTCTCGGGTGAATGATTATCGGCACCACTGGCAGGATGTGGTAGCAGGAGGTTTCCTAG GTCTAATAGTTGCCATATTATGCTATTTGCAGTTCTTCCCACCTCCATATCATGCTGAAG GGTGGAGGACTCACGCATATTTGCATATGATGGAAGAGTCGCGCACAAATGCAAACAATGCACGGACCTCTGCCGTTGAGGTTGAAATCCAACCAAATCCAAGAAACGGCAATTCAATGAGGGGCTTAGCGTTATCTCGCACCTCCAGCATACCAGTTGAAGACATAGAATACGGAAGGagatag
- the LOC105176190 gene encoding uncharacterized protein LOC105176190, with the protein MATLQKFKLLATQCAVAGSPTRSPTASPVIHLRRRKTLRMLLARGGGGSGGRRLPPRCDDGSPDRRGSGDEGSAPEKGKQLSVSHKLKDLFVSSPPAFEGPVSENVREGLLRSSGGDGCLRRGANRPLRPLSATFRQRLLRRAWRPVLVAIPE; encoded by the coding sequence ATGGCAACTCTGCAGAAATTCAAGCTGTTAGCCACCCAATGCGCGGTCGCCGGAAGCCCGACCAGGAGCCCCACAGCCAGCCCTGTGATCCACCTCCGCCGCCGGAAAACTCTCCGGATGCTGCTCGCCCGAGGCGGAGGCGGCAGCGGGGGAAGAAGGTTGCCTCCGCGCTGCGACGACGGCTCGCCCGATCGGAGGGGGAGTGGAGACGAAGGTAGCGCACCGGAGAAGGGGAAGCAACTGTCGGTCAGTCACAAGCTGAAGGATTTGTTTGTGTCCTCGCCACCGGCGTTCGAGGGGCCGGTTTCGGAAAATGTCAGGGAAGGGCTGCTGCGGTCGAGCGGCGGAGACGGCTGCCTCAGGAGAGGTGCGAACCGCCCCCTGCGGCCGCTGTCGGCGACGTTTCGACAACGGCTGTTGAGGAGAGCTTGGCGGCCCGTGCTCGTCGCCATACCTGAGTAA